The DNA segment GCTGGTTTCCGCTGCTGGGAGGGGAGGAGCTGTATGTGTCGGACTTGCTGGTCGATGAGCAGCTGCGGGGGCAAAGGATCGGCTCGACACTGTTGCGCGCAGCAGAGGACTGGGCGGTAGCCCGGGGCTGTGTTCGCATTATGCTGAATAACCTCAAGTCCGATCATTCCTACGATCGGGGGTTCTATGTATCCCAAGGATTTGAGGAACGGGAACATGTAGCGAACATGGTGAAGAAGCTGCCAGCCTCGGGCTGATGCTCAGGGCAGGTCGTCGAGCTGATCCTCCATATGCTGCAGGATGCGGGCGTTGCGACGCTGCAGGTCGGTCAGATCGTCGAAGCTGAAATCAGGATCAGCCTGGTACCAGTCCCGGTCGGCAAAATAGGCGCGCAGATCGGGCGACTGAAAGCTGTAGCCGTGCCGGGCAAAGATATAGTTGCGCACCAGGCGCAGCTGTTCGCGGGTGAGGTAGTGATAGCGCTCCTGGCGCAGTTCGTTGTTCATAAATTCCTGGATGGCCATTTCCTCGCCGAACATGGTCTGTAAAAACGGGGGAAGGGTAGCGACTGCCAGGTAG comes from the Spirochaeta africana DSM 8902 genome and includes:
- a CDS encoding GNAT family N-acetyltransferase; this translates as MTIRKMQPGDGPALTQLIARYRQEQGKEFGPAARAGAARAFAALAAEKPDAVMLWVAVDENRVPRGYLNAHIGWFPLLGGEELYVSDLLVDEQLRGQRIGSTLLRAAEDWAVARGCVRIMLNNLKSDHSYDRGFYVSQGFEEREHVANMVKKLPASG